One Amycolatopsis sp. NBC_00355 genomic window carries:
- a CDS encoding choice-of-anchor P family protein, with the protein MRTTMLRAGSLAGLTAVVLATGATGATGAPAEDAGVTGSAFGASAAVSLLPGVLKDLAGGKGITVETGKLAPSSSTGPTSANVADAPLKGLVTAKAISSSVVSDTTSVASKASIVEATLPVLAAVAGRVPSARVISARCASADGKVVGSSDLAGVNLGRLGTIPAEAAPNTRLGIPGVVEVIVNEQNQRYDGGLDVTALHVKLLGGDVTGALGSGDVKLASVSCGPAKELAPQAPPRPQNPGQVTVVPAGAPQTGDGSFATEG; encoded by the coding sequence ATGCGCACAACCATGCTCCGAGCCGGGAGCCTGGCCGGCCTGACCGCCGTCGTCCTGGCGACCGGAGCCACCGGCGCCACCGGTGCGCCGGCCGAGGACGCGGGGGTGACCGGCTCCGCGTTCGGCGCGTCCGCCGCGGTCTCCCTGCTCCCCGGCGTGCTCAAGGATCTGGCCGGTGGCAAGGGGATCACCGTCGAGACCGGCAAGCTGGCGCCGTCGAGCAGCACCGGACCGACCTCGGCGAACGTGGCCGACGCCCCGCTGAAGGGGCTCGTCACCGCGAAGGCGATCTCCAGCTCCGTCGTCTCCGACACCACTTCGGTCGCGAGCAAGGCGAGCATCGTCGAGGCGACGCTGCCCGTGCTGGCCGCGGTCGCCGGCCGGGTGCCGTCGGCGCGGGTGATCAGCGCCCGCTGCGCGTCGGCCGACGGCAAGGTCGTCGGCAGCAGCGACCTGGCCGGGGTCAACCTCGGCCGGCTCGGCACGATCCCCGCGGAGGCCGCGCCCAACACCCGCCTCGGCATCCCCGGCGTGGTCGAGGTGATCGTCAACGAGCAGAACCAGCGCTACGACGGCGGCCTCGACGTCACCGCGCTGCACGTCAAGCTCCTCGGCGGCGACGTCACCGGCGCGCTCGGCAGCGGGGACGTCAAGCTCGCGTCCGTGTCCTGCGGCCCGGCGAAGGAACTCGCGCCGCAGGCCCCGCCGCGGCCGCAGAACCCGGGCCAGGTCACCGTCGTGCCCGCCGGTGCCCCGCAGACCGGCGACGGCAGCTTCGCGACCGAGGGCTGA
- a CDS encoding fatty acyl-AMP ligase produces MNVPEEVLRTSIVECLFARAADERPLFTHQDHGAGAEHTLTWAEFTARVRVVAGELGRVAEPGERVAILAGQDLNYPLAFFAALAAGLVAVPLMAPSSRGQRDRLTGVLADCGARVWLTSSAAAARVREAGEFDHLVVVDEVSGPGVDPVPVTAETPAYLQYTSGSTREPAGAVIPHRAIVAACWQGSRAYAVDEGTTCAGWIPFFHDMGLIQLLCLPVFAGGRSVFMAPAEFVHRPQRWLRQLHDYPAVFTAAPNFAFDLAADAAAEAGDDLDLSGVRVALNGSEPVRPRTVRRFQEVFGPRGFRPGAHCPSYGLAEATVYVTSAGPEGPRGAVFDRDALAQGKAVEVVGGQELVSVGRPVGQRVRVVRDGREQPGGEVGEIWIHGSNVATGYWGRGDAGAFGATLDGLRGWLRTGDLGVVHRGDLYVTGRIKDLIVIDGRNFHPQDIEAAAGEAHPAVRRDRVAAFGVADADGEGAVVVAEWARDTEGADVQADVREVTRAVLRAVSREHDLTLRSVRLVPSGGLPRTSSGKVARSAAKARYGDFRG; encoded by the coding sequence GTGAACGTGCCCGAAGAGGTGCTGCGCACCTCGATCGTCGAGTGCCTCTTCGCGCGTGCGGCCGACGAGCGCCCGCTGTTCACGCACCAGGACCACGGCGCCGGCGCCGAGCACACGCTGACGTGGGCCGAGTTCACTGCGCGGGTGCGCGTGGTCGCGGGGGAGCTGGGCCGGGTCGCCGAGCCGGGGGAACGCGTCGCGATCCTCGCCGGGCAGGACCTGAACTATCCGCTCGCGTTCTTCGCCGCGCTCGCCGCCGGCCTGGTCGCGGTGCCGCTGATGGCGCCGTCGAGCCGCGGCCAGCGCGACCGGCTCACCGGCGTGCTGGCCGACTGCGGCGCGCGCGTCTGGCTGACGTCTTCGGCCGCGGCGGCCCGGGTGCGCGAAGCCGGCGAATTCGACCACCTCGTCGTGGTCGACGAAGTCTCCGGCCCGGGCGTCGATCCGGTGCCGGTGACGGCGGAAACCCCGGCGTACCTCCAATACACCTCGGGCTCGACGCGGGAACCGGCCGGCGCCGTGATCCCGCACCGCGCGATCGTCGCGGCCTGCTGGCAGGGCAGCCGCGCCTACGCCGTCGACGAGGGCACGACCTGCGCCGGCTGGATCCCGTTCTTCCACGACATGGGCCTGATCCAGCTGCTGTGCCTGCCCGTCTTCGCCGGTGGGCGCTCGGTGTTCATGGCCCCGGCCGAGTTCGTGCACCGGCCGCAGCGGTGGCTGCGGCAGCTGCACGACTACCCGGCGGTGTTCACCGCCGCCCCGAACTTCGCCTTCGACCTCGCGGCCGACGCGGCGGCCGAGGCCGGCGACGACCTCGACCTCTCCGGCGTGCGGGTCGCCCTCAACGGCAGCGAACCCGTCCGGCCGCGCACGGTCCGGCGGTTCCAGGAGGTGTTCGGGCCGCGCGGGTTCCGCCCCGGCGCCCACTGCCCGTCCTACGGTCTGGCCGAGGCCACCGTGTACGTCACGAGCGCGGGCCCCGAAGGCCCGCGCGGCGCGGTGTTCGACCGGGACGCCCTGGCGCAGGGCAAGGCCGTCGAAGTGGTCGGCGGCCAGGAACTCGTGTCGGTCGGCCGTCCGGTCGGGCAGCGCGTGCGGGTCGTCCGGGACGGCCGCGAGCAGCCCGGCGGCGAGGTCGGCGAGATCTGGATCCACGGCTCGAACGTGGCGACCGGCTACTGGGGCCGCGGTGACGCCGGCGCGTTCGGCGCCACCCTCGACGGCCTGCGCGGCTGGCTGCGCACCGGCGACCTCGGGGTCGTGCACCGCGGCGACCTCTACGTCACCGGCCGGATCAAGGACCTCATCGTCATCGACGGCCGCAACTTCCACCCGCAGGACATCGAGGCCGCCGCGGGAGAAGCACACCCGGCCGTCCGCCGGGACCGCGTCGCCGCGTTCGGCGTGGCCGACGCAGACGGCGAGGGCGCGGTGGTGGTGGCCGAGTGGGCGCGTGACACCGAGGGCGCAGATGTCCAAGCGGATGTCCGGGAAGTCACCAGGGCGGTGCTGCGCGCCGTGTCGCGCGAACACGACCTCACGCTGCGTTCGGTACGTCTGGTCCCTTCCGGCGGACTTCCGCGCACTTCCAGTGGCAAGGTCGCCCGGTCGGCCGCCAAGGCGCGTTATGGTGACTTCCGTGGGTGA
- a CDS encoding carbon-nitrogen hydrolase family protein: MGATYRAPPALQARVVARTFRLAVAQSEIVEDPSDVAALRASGARLRELMAEARDAGARLVQFPEGAITYPHKRVMPVHGPDRVGPADWTRAAWPVLRAEAEAIAEPAGRLGIWVAFGSIHPLSDGNRPHNSLYVVSDTGNPVGRYDKRFLSNTEVRYLYSPGTEPLVFEIDGFRFGCALCIEVNFPELFAEYEHLEVDCVLVSVMVDDAARATVAQAYGTLYSYWLGYPVPAQFAATVPAGVVAPGGRWIARAPSRAEPAPAIADLELSDPDVATAVQLARPWRRTARAGLYDDHFVHGDPRSDDRGTF, translated from the coding sequence ATGGGGGCAACTTACCGCGCGCCGCCCGCGCTCCAGGCTCGGGTGGTGGCGCGGACGTTCCGCTTGGCGGTGGCCCAGAGCGAAATAGTCGAAGATCCTTCCGACGTGGCCGCTCTCCGCGCGTCGGGTGCCCGGCTGCGCGAGCTGATGGCCGAGGCCCGGGACGCGGGCGCCCGGCTGGTGCAGTTCCCCGAAGGGGCCATCACCTACCCGCACAAGCGGGTGATGCCGGTGCACGGCCCGGACCGCGTCGGCCCGGCCGACTGGACGCGCGCGGCGTGGCCGGTGCTGCGCGCGGAGGCCGAGGCGATCGCCGAGCCGGCCGGGCGCCTCGGAATCTGGGTCGCGTTCGGTTCGATCCACCCGCTGAGCGACGGCAACCGGCCACACAACAGCCTTTACGTCGTATCGGACACCGGAAACCCGGTCGGCAGGTACGACAAGAGGTTCCTGTCGAACACCGAGGTGCGGTACCTGTACTCGCCGGGCACCGAGCCGCTGGTCTTCGAGATCGACGGCTTCCGGTTCGGGTGCGCCCTGTGCATCGAGGTCAACTTCCCCGAGCTGTTCGCCGAGTACGAGCACCTCGAGGTCGACTGCGTCCTGGTGTCGGTGATGGTGGACGACGCGGCCCGGGCGACGGTCGCCCAGGCGTACGGGACGCTGTACAGCTACTGGCTCGGCTACCCGGTGCCCGCGCAGTTCGCGGCCACCGTGCCCGCCGGTGTCGTCGCGCCGGGCGGCCGGTGGATCGCGCGGGCACCTTCGCGCGCGGAACCCGCGCCGGCCATCGCGGACCTCGAGCTGTCGGATCCTGACGTCGCCACGGCGGTCCAGCTGGCGCGACCTTGGCGTCGCACCGCGCGAGCCGGGCTGTACGACGACCACTTCGTCCACGGAGACCCGCGAAGTGACGACCGCGGCACCTTTTGA
- a CDS encoding acyl carrier protein has product MGDHRAEVTKVVSETFMLDPAGVEPDAPLEELGIDSKGRIKLLAALEVYFRVTIDLDQLDRFTDVGSVAEVLTEALAGVTGGSDERL; this is encoded by the coding sequence GTGGGTGATCACCGCGCCGAGGTCACGAAGGTCGTCAGCGAGACCTTCATGCTGGACCCGGCCGGCGTCGAGCCCGACGCTCCTCTCGAGGAGCTGGGCATCGACTCCAAAGGCCGGATCAAGCTGCTGGCGGCGCTGGAGGTCTACTTCCGGGTGACGATCGACCTGGACCAGCTCGACCGGTTCACCGACGTGGGTTCGGTGGCCGAAGTGCTCACGGAAGCGCTCGCGGGCGTGACCGGCGGATCTGACGAGAGGCTCTGA